A DNA window from Coffea arabica cultivar ET-39 chromosome 6c, Coffea Arabica ET-39 HiFi, whole genome shotgun sequence contains the following coding sequences:
- the LOC140008349 gene encoding protein trichome birefringence-like 9: MDLQPSHHLPKTQHFPSLSFSPVIFKNRPTSLAIFSLSLLLSCIIFFTITRPFQPSSLLDIGLFSQILTKHQNSAPKVCDYSYGSWVRDESYPLHKYTEKCPFLDPGFRCQQSGRPDTGYQKWRWQPRACNLPRFNATDFLDRARDGRIVFAGDSIVRNQWESLLCMLAQGVSNQSTIYEEHGSPITKHKGYLSMHFEEYNLTVEYYRVPFLVIIDRPPKDSPKEVRGAIRVDRLHWYSAKWVGADILLFSPGHWWNEDKTLKMGNYFQEGGAVNTTIDVKEAFGKSLITLMSWVLQSLKPEQSYIFFRSYSPVHYRNGTWDEGGHCHTFVSPEMDLTKLESEPLNNLQISEMIKKMEDAQIKAQFINITYLTELRKDGHPSIHREPGTPETAPQDCSHWCLPGVPDTWNELLYAHLLSKQYRTRLKTK, encoded by the exons ATGGATCTTCAGCCCTCTCATCATCTTCCTAAAACACAACATTTTCCAAGCCTCTCCTTTTCTCCAGTCATCTTTAAAAACCGACCAACCTCCCTTGCaatattctctctctctctgctccTGAGttgtattattttctttaccATAACAAGGCCATTTCAGCCGTCATCTCTGCTTGACATTGGCTTGTTTTCCCAGATCCTAACCAAACATCAAAATTCAGCACCGAAAGTATGTGACTACTCGTATGGATCATGGGTTCGGGACGAAAGCTACCCGCTTCACAAGTACACAGAGAAATGTCCGTTCTTGGATCCCGGTTTCCGATGCCAACAGAGTGGACGACCGGATACAGGCTATCAAAAATGGCGTTGGCAACCACGTGCTTGTAATCTTCCTAG ATTTAATGCGACCGACTTTCTTGACCGGGCCCGCGATGGAAGGATAGTTTTCGCCGGCGACTCCATAGTTAGAAACCAATGGGAATCCCTGCTTTGCATGCTTGCTCAAGGAGTTTCTAACCAATCTACGATATATGAAGAGCATGGAAGCCCGATAACAAAGCACAAGGGATATCTTTCAATGCACTTTGAGGAGTACAACCTCACGGTTGAGTACTACAGGGTGCCTTTCCTGGTAATCATAGATCGCCCACCAAAAGATTCCCCAAAGGAAGTACGAGGTGCCATTAGGGTTGACAGGCTACATTGGTACTCTGCCAAATGGGTTGGAGCAGATATTCTTTTATTCAGCCCAGGACACTGGTGGAACGAAGATAAAACACTGAAGAT GGGCAACTATTTCCAGGAAGGCGGCGCTGTGAACACCACCATCGATGTGAAGGAGGCTTTTGGAAAGTCCTTAATTACATTAATGTCATGGGTCTTGCAAAGCTTGAAGCCAGAACAGAGTTATATCTTCTTCCGCAGCTACTCTCCAGTGCATTACAG GAACGGTACATGGGATGAAGGCGGTCATTGTCACACTTTTGTATCACCAGAAATGGATCTGACCAAGCTCGAGAGTGAGCCGTTGAACAATTTACAAATTTCTGAGATGATAAAGAAAATGGAAGATGCACAAATAAAGGCCCAGTTCATAAATATCACATATCTGACAGAGCTCAGAAAAGATGGTCACCCATCAATCCACCGTGAACCGGGCACTCCAGAAACGGCACCGCAAGACTGCAGCCACTGGTGCTTGCCTGGGGTGCCAGACACATGGAATGAACTTCTCTATGCTCATTTACTGTCCAAACAATACAGAACCAGGTTGAAAACAAAATGA
- the LOC140003763 gene encoding uncharacterized protein: MGIKLKVVCRKVYDYVRYDLKEIAFPSSLPDPPHIKKRRKLTWKERFLVLKEASRLYAASWVRDIGPELRPNDYKKKVENDDKFDEENKVKTEKEPSTLEDLAVAARGGMETLRPALQRVYMTRASAYRDALKSFIEGYQEGVQQVMEKRDSASQSEEGTPKRPTT, encoded by the exons ATGGGAATAAAGCTAAAGGTGGTGTGCAGGAAAGTTTACGATTACGTCCGTTATGATCTAAAGGAGATTGCATTTCCTTCGTCTTTGCCCGACCCACCTCATATCAAAAAGCGCCGCAAACTCACTTGGAAAGAGCGTTTTCTT GTGTTGAAGGAAGCTTCTAGACTCTATGCAGCAAGTTGGGTTAGGGATATTGGTCCTGAATTAAGGCCGAATGATTACAAGAAGAAGGTAGAGAATGATGAtaaatttgatgaagaaaacaAGGTAAAAACAGAGAAAGAGCCCTCTACTCTTGAAGATCTTG CTGTTGCTGCAAGAGGTGGCATGGAAACGCTAAGACCAGCATTGCAGCGAGTGTATATGACAAGAGCATCTGCATATAGAGATGCACTGAAAAGTTTTATAGAGGGTTATCAGGAAGGTGTACAACAAGTCATGGAGAAGAGAGATTCTGCATCTCAATCAGAAGAAGGCACTCCAAAAAGGCCTACAACATAA
- the LOC113693985 gene encoding B3 domain-containing protein At2g36080-like isoform X2 translates to MSINHFSSDLPETHYRWPQQQHHYHHTMEPSSAKTPPSRPTTTTTAAAFWPNSHLYRPISAHSPHNSAAFSFDLNNEEEDEATAIEDERESNARIITKQEEDKEIVPKEPLFEKPLTPSDVGKLNRLVIPKQHAEKYFPLSGGGNNDSAGGEKGLLLSFEDESGKGWRFRYSYWNSSQSYVLTKGWSRFVKEKRLDAGDVVLFERHRLDGDRLFIGWRKRRAGGPSQGGQEGTGAAQAQPATSGGGGGGGGGGWTRVYFPSGHHPYPQQLQQYHDDGHGHGHGPALPYQPDCLRAAAVLQSQTTAAASANSKRLRLFGVNLECQQQPDHDSETSSEPPTTPEASSTWTQDQPHYQFHSYNPRLHHSYFNHHNHMDINFSSDMNQTGYRQG, encoded by the exons ATGTCCATCAACCACTTCTCTTCGGACCTCCCAGAAACACACTACCGGTGGCCTCAACAACAACATCACTACCACCATACCATGGAACCCTCCTCCGCAAAAACTCCACCCTCCAggcccaccaccaccaccaccgcaGCCGCCTTTTGGCCCAATTCCCACCTCTACCGGCCAATCTCCGCCCACAGTCCGCATAATTCGGCAGCTTTCAGCTTCGACCTAAACAACGAAGAGGAGGATGAAGCTACTGCCATTGAGGATGAGAGGGAAAGCAACGCCCGCATCATCACCAAACAAGAGGAAGACAAGGAAATAGTACCCAAAGAGCCCTTGTTCGAGAAGCCATTGACCCCGAGTGACGTCGGCAAGCTCAACCGCCTCGTCATCCCGAAGCAACACGCCGAGAAATATTTTCCTCTCAGCGGCGGCGGCAACAATGACTCGGCGGGAGGAGAGAAAGGGCTGTTACTGAGTTTCGAGGACGAGTCCGGCAAGGGGTGGCGGTTTCGATATTCTTATTGGAACAGCAGCCAGAGCTACGTATTGACCAAGGGCTGGAGCCGTTTCGTGAAAGAGAAACGGCTGGATGCGGGGGATGTAGTTCTGTTCGAACGGCACCGTCTAGACGGTGACCGGCTTTTTATAGGGTGGAGGAAAAGGAGAGCAGGTGGTCCAAGCCAAGGTGGTCAAGAGGGTACTGGAGCCGCTCAAGCTCAGCCAGCTACGTCGGGCGGCGGaggaggtggaggtggaggtgggTGGACCCGGGTGTACTTTCCATCCGGGCATCATCCTTATCCACAACAGCTGCAGCAGTACCATGATGATGGTCATGGTCATGGTCATGGGCCTGCCCTCCCATACCAACCCGACTGTCTTCGTGCAG CAGCAGTGTTGCAGAGTCAGACAACAGCAGCAGCAAGTGCCAACTCCAAGAGACTGAGGTTGTTTGGTGTAAACCTAGAATGCCAGCAGCAACCAGATCATGATTCCGAGACCTCCTCCGAGCCACCCACAACACCTGAGGCTTCATCGACATGGACCCAGGATCAACCCCACTACCAATTTCACTCCTACAACCCCAGACTTCATCATTCCTATTTTAACCATCACAATCACATG GATATCAATTTCTCAAGTGACATGAACCAGACGGGGTATCGCCAGGGATAA
- the LOC113693985 gene encoding B3 domain-containing protein At2g36080-like isoform X1, giving the protein MSINHFSSDLPETHYRWPQQQHHYHHTMEPSSAKTPPSRPTTTTTAAAFWPNSHLYRPISAHSPHNSAAFSFDLNNEEEDEATAIEDERESNARIITKQEEDKEIVPKEPLFEKPLTPSDVGKLNRLVIPKQHAEKYFPLSGGGNNDSAGGEKGLLLSFEDESGKGWRFRYSYWNSSQSYVLTKGWSRFVKEKRLDAGDVVLFERHRLDGDRLFIGWRKRRAGGPSQGGQEGTGAAQAQPATSGGGGGGGGGGWTRVYFPSGHHPYPQQLQQYHDDGHGHGHGPALPYQPDCLRAAAAVLQSQTTAAASANSKRLRLFGVNLECQQQPDHDSETSSEPPTTPEASSTWTQDQPHYQFHSYNPRLHHSYFNHHNHMDINFSSDMNQTGYRQG; this is encoded by the exons ATGTCCATCAACCACTTCTCTTCGGACCTCCCAGAAACACACTACCGGTGGCCTCAACAACAACATCACTACCACCATACCATGGAACCCTCCTCCGCAAAAACTCCACCCTCCAggcccaccaccaccaccaccgcaGCCGCCTTTTGGCCCAATTCCCACCTCTACCGGCCAATCTCCGCCCACAGTCCGCATAATTCGGCAGCTTTCAGCTTCGACCTAAACAACGAAGAGGAGGATGAAGCTACTGCCATTGAGGATGAGAGGGAAAGCAACGCCCGCATCATCACCAAACAAGAGGAAGACAAGGAAATAGTACCCAAAGAGCCCTTGTTCGAGAAGCCATTGACCCCGAGTGACGTCGGCAAGCTCAACCGCCTCGTCATCCCGAAGCAACACGCCGAGAAATATTTTCCTCTCAGCGGCGGCGGCAACAATGACTCGGCGGGAGGAGAGAAAGGGCTGTTACTGAGTTTCGAGGACGAGTCCGGCAAGGGGTGGCGGTTTCGATATTCTTATTGGAACAGCAGCCAGAGCTACGTATTGACCAAGGGCTGGAGCCGTTTCGTGAAAGAGAAACGGCTGGATGCGGGGGATGTAGTTCTGTTCGAACGGCACCGTCTAGACGGTGACCGGCTTTTTATAGGGTGGAGGAAAAGGAGAGCAGGTGGTCCAAGCCAAGGTGGTCAAGAGGGTACTGGAGCCGCTCAAGCTCAGCCAGCTACGTCGGGCGGCGGaggaggtggaggtggaggtgggTGGACCCGGGTGTACTTTCCATCCGGGCATCATCCTTATCCACAACAGCTGCAGCAGTACCATGATGATGGTCATGGTCATGGTCATGGGCCTGCCCTCCCATACCAACCCGACTGTCTTCGTGCAG CAGCAGCAGTGTTGCAGAGTCAGACAACAGCAGCAGCAAGTGCCAACTCCAAGAGACTGAGGTTGTTTGGTGTAAACCTAGAATGCCAGCAGCAACCAGATCATGATTCCGAGACCTCCTCCGAGCCACCCACAACACCTGAGGCTTCATCGACATGGACCCAGGATCAACCCCACTACCAATTTCACTCCTACAACCCCAGACTTCATCATTCCTATTTTAACCATCACAATCACATG GATATCAATTTCTCAAGTGACATGAACCAGACGGGGTATCGCCAGGGATAA